A single region of the Nitrospirota bacterium genome encodes:
- a CDS encoding phosphate ABC transporter substrate-binding protein produces the protein MRIAAGAVFTFCCSCVVSILFAGIGASPLGAETITASGCSVSNSGYLADLAREYEKRTGVRILLRGGGSVVGLEDLRSGKVDLAASCRVRMSSDPPDIEFVQVAWDALVFVVHPANPVESITLDDARALYAGQIVNWKQLKGRDAPVKLFISRPQRGLSGVGASLRDMVLKGKDTVRTPHSVSLASTGIVEQMVEKTPDGFAATGFSSARKRAVKMLKINGVQPIKETIAKGSYPLQRPLFILAPKRPKPAVRRFVDFVLSAEGQRLISGMGALSLSDAPGAR, from the coding sequence ATGAGGATAGCTGCGGGAGCAGTCTTTACGTTCTGCTGTTCTTGTGTCGTATCCATCCTTTTCGCCGGCATCGGCGCTTCTCCCCTTGGCGCCGAGACCATAACGGCGAGCGGCTGTTCGGTGAGCAACAGCGGCTACCTGGCCGACCTTGCCCGCGAGTATGAAAAAAGGACGGGAGTGAGGATTCTCCTTCGCGGCGGCGGCAGCGTGGTGGGGCTCGAGGACCTGCGGAGCGGCAAGGTCGATCTTGCCGCCTCGTGCAGGGTCAGGATGAGCAGCGATCCGCCCGACATCGAGTTTGTACAGGTCGCCTGGGACGCGCTCGTTTTTGTTGTGCATCCGGCAAATCCCGTAGAGAGCATCACGCTCGACGACGCACGGGCGCTCTATGCAGGCCAGATAGTCAATTGGAAGCAGCTGAAGGGCAGGGATGCGCCCGTTAAGCTCTTCATCTCGCGGCCGCAGAGAGGGCTGAGCGGCGTGGGCGCCTCGCTGCGAGACATGGTGCTGAAGGGAAAGGACACAGTGAGGACGCCCCACTCCGTATCGCTCGCTTCGACCGGGATTGTCGAACAGATGGTGGAGAAAACGCCCGACGGGTTCGCGGCAACGGGTTTTTCGAGCGCACGGAAGAGAGCGGTTAAAATGCTGAAGATTAACGGGGTTCAGCCGATAAAGGAAACGATAGCAAAGGGCTCGTATCCTTTGCAAAGGCCGCTCTTTATCCTGGCGCCCAAGAGACCGAAACCGGCAGTCAGGCGGTTCGTCGATTTTGTGCTGAGCGCGGAGGGGCAGCGTCTCATCAGCGGTATGGGCGCGCTGTCGCTTTCGGATGCGCCGGGAGCCAGATGA
- a CDS encoding response regulator, with the protein MWSLRTKILLPIAALTVAVSLVSAFFYASAFSRSLEKEIIARGTALCYALSKAAEDGIVQENLDLIKKAAAITSAPDVTCVQVYTALWDPIDAYPFHRLKDIPPPEVVRHFKETTSPFYMKINGAYDFYSPVFFSWLDESEPSTIGFVRVSLSSVSLPSELREATVAGIVTSMGISLVFLTAVWIVVGSFIERVGRLQRDIALLKEGTLPESPAKHSRDELGAVVDEFYRMGTAIKEKERRLLESETRVRTLFERVEHALFRTDDKGNIIECNSRFRALFGEVKELCDIMVEGEGCPLRTMSGQSLQTEAKAVGRGGEELAIVLSLYKEVDESGAVMGSDGFIIDVTGQRRLEETLSHAQKMEAIGTLAGGIAHDFNNMLQAVIGNTSLMKMRLKDADPLLKPVNAIEIAANRAANLTRQLLGFARGGKYITKPISLNAAVEDVIQIISRTIDRAVEVRSVLTEGLWLVEADKSQIEHVLVNLCINARDAMPEGGVLQIETHNFTGSPPLPDAPASRYVTVRVIDTGTGIDRRVQQRIFEPFFTTKEEGKGTGMGLAMAYGVIKNHGGFITVDSEVGKGTAFTLYLPASDKTEAADETKGEEPPPGKGTVLIVDDEDIVRDFGVAALSECGYTVIEASDGQEAVELYRQRKDEIDVVILDLIMPKMGGKETFERLKEINPGVRVLISSGYSVSDAAREVLEGGAAGFIQKPFDVRQLAVKVKGAHS; encoded by the coding sequence ATGTGGTCTCTTCGAACAAAAATCCTGCTTCCGATAGCAGCGCTCACCGTCGCAGTCAGTCTGGTGAGCGCGTTCTTCTATGCATCCGCTTTCAGCCGCAGCCTCGAAAAAGAGATAATCGCGCGGGGGACCGCGCTGTGCTATGCCCTCTCAAAGGCGGCCGAGGACGGCATCGTCCAGGAGAACCTCGATCTCATCAAGAAGGCCGCCGCGATCACCAGCGCCCCGGACGTCACCTGTGTTCAGGTGTATACGGCTCTCTGGGACCCGATTGACGCCTATCCCTTCCACCGGCTGAAAGATATCCCGCCTCCGGAGGTGGTGCGGCACTTCAAGGAGACGACCTCGCCCTTTTACATGAAGATCAACGGCGCCTACGATTTCTACAGCCCCGTGTTCTTCTCGTGGCTCGATGAATCCGAACCGTCTACGATCGGCTTTGTCCGCGTGTCGCTCTCCTCTGTCTCTCTCCCGAGCGAGCTCAGGGAGGCGACGGTGGCGGGCATCGTGACCTCGATGGGGATTTCGCTCGTTTTCCTCACGGCGGTCTGGATAGTCGTCGGCAGTTTCATCGAGAGGGTCGGCAGGCTTCAGCGCGACATAGCGCTGCTGAAAGAGGGGACGCTTCCGGAGTCTCCGGCGAAGCATTCACGCGACGAGCTCGGAGCTGTTGTCGATGAGTTTTACCGCATGGGCACGGCGATCAAGGAAAAAGAGAGGCGATTGCTCGAATCGGAGACGAGGGTGCGGACCCTTTTCGAGCGCGTCGAGCATGCCCTGTTCAGGACCGACGACAAGGGGAATATCATCGAATGCAACAGCAGGTTCCGCGCCCTGTTCGGGGAGGTGAAGGAGCTCTGCGATATTATGGTCGAAGGCGAAGGGTGCCCTCTGAGGACAATGAGCGGACAGTCGCTCCAGACGGAAGCAAAGGCGGTCGGCAGAGGAGGCGAAGAGCTTGCCATAGTGCTCTCCCTGTATAAAGAGGTCGACGAAAGCGGAGCGGTCATGGGGAGCGACGGCTTCATAATAGACGTCACCGGGCAGAGGAGACTGGAAGAGACGCTTTCCCATGCCCAGAAGATGGAAGCGATCGGCACCCTCGCCGGCGGCATAGCACACGATTTCAACAATATGCTCCAGGCGGTCATCGGCAATACCTCTCTCATGAAGATGAGACTCAAGGATGCCGACCCGCTGCTCAAGCCGGTCAATGCGATAGAGATCGCCGCGAACAGGGCTGCGAACCTGACAAGGCAGCTCCTCGGCTTTGCACGAGGAGGGAAATATATCACCAAGCCGATCAGTCTCAACGCCGCGGTGGAAGACGTGATCCAGATCATATCGAGGACCATCGACAGGGCCGTAGAAGTAAGGAGCGTCCTCACGGAAGGGCTCTGGCTCGTCGAGGCGGACAAGAGCCAGATCGAGCACGTCCTGGTGAACCTCTGCATCAATGCCCGCGACGCGATGCCGGAAGGCGGCGTCCTTCAGATCGAGACGCATAACTTTACGGGAAGCCCTCCTCTCCCGGATGCGCCGGCATCCCGCTATGTGACGGTGCGGGTTATCGATACGGGCACCGGCATCGACAGGAGAGTCCAGCAGCGGATATTCGAGCCGTTCTTCACTACCAAGGAAGAGGGGAAAGGAACGGGAATGGGGCTCGCCATGGCGTACGGCGTGATAAAGAACCATGGCGGGTTCATCACCGTCGACAGTGAAGTGGGGAAGGGAACTGCTTTCACTCTGTACCTTCCGGCTTCGGATAAGACGGAGGCGGCCGACGAGACAAAGGGCGAGGAGCCTCCGCCCGGGAAAGGCACTGTTCTCATCGTTGATGACGAGGATATCGTACGAGACTTCGGTGTTGCGGCGCTGTCAGAATGCGGGTACACGGTAATCGAGGCGTCGGACGGGCAGGAGGCGGTAGAGCTCTACCGCCAGAGAAAGGACGAGATCGATGTGGTCATCCTCGATCTCATCATGCCGAAGATGGGAGGCAAGGAGACCTTCGAGCGGTTGAAGGAGATCAACCCGGGAGTGAGGGTCCTGATTTCCTCCGGATACAGCGTCAGCGACGCCGCGCGAGAAGTGCTCGAAGGAGGGGCCGCAGGGTTCATCCAAAAACCGTTCGATGTGCGCCAGCTTGCCGTAAAGGTGAAGGGAGCTCATTCGTAA
- a CDS encoding DOMON-like domain-containing protein — MSSRSFALKPFPADGRCPDIAITGAVARRPHTLSVSCAITGPLSAIAVPEPGGVPGRKDRLWEETCLEFFLAAKNSGGYWEFNLSPSGHWNVYRFTAYRQGMREEPAFTSLPFSIDIEPDSLRLSLELDMGSIIPGDQALEVAVSAVIKTAEGSTTYWALTHPGPQPDFHRRDSFIIEL; from the coding sequence ATGAGCAGCAGAAGCTTCGCGCTGAAGCCGTTCCCGGCGGACGGGCGCTGTCCGGATATCGCCATCACCGGCGCCGTCGCACGGCGTCCGCATACGCTCTCCGTGAGCTGCGCGATCACCGGTCCGCTCTCGGCAATCGCTGTTCCCGAGCCCGGGGGCGTGCCTGGGCGCAAGGACCGGCTGTGGGAAGAGACCTGCCTCGAATTCTTTCTCGCTGCAAAAAATTCCGGGGGCTACTGGGAATTCAACCTCTCGCCGTCCGGCCACTGGAATGTCTACCGCTTCACCGCGTACCGGCAGGGCATGCGGGAAGAGCCTGCCTTCACGTCGCTGCCGTTCAGCATCGATATCGAACCGGACAGCCTCAGGCTCTCCCTGGAGCTCGATATGGGCAGCATCATACCGGGCGATCAGGCCCTGGAAGTCGCTGTCAGCGCCGTCATCAAAACAGCGGAGGGTTCGACGACATACTGGGCGCTGACGCATCCCGGCCCTCAGCCGGACTTTCACCGCAGGGACAGTTTCATTATCGAGCTGTAA
- a CDS encoding PAS domain-containing protein, with protein MDDMLKDNDFFRRLFDIIPAMVLIADSEGRVKAINSAAKNLLGITDEQALNQKGGDVFHCIHRTDDPRGCGFGPHCERCVVRMTAMEAMRGNAVGRAKGRIILEIDDAVRTLNLLVSAAPLDLDAQRLAVVLIEDISDIIELRGLLPICASCKKIRDDAGYWTIVEEYVRKRSEAEFTHGLCPECLEVMMEKQQHDRK; from the coding sequence ATGGATGATATGCTGAAAGATAACGATTTTTTCAGGCGCCTCTTCGATATTATTCCCGCAATGGTCCTTATTGCCGATAGCGAGGGGCGTGTCAAGGCGATCAATTCCGCGGCAAAGAACCTGCTCGGTATCACCGACGAACAGGCGTTGAACCAGAAGGGCGGTGATGTGTTCCACTGTATTCACCGCACCGATGACCCGAGAGGGTGCGGGTTCGGGCCGCACTGCGAGCGGTGCGTTGTCCGTATGACCGCTATGGAAGCGATGCGGGGTAATGCCGTGGGCCGGGCAAAAGGCAGGATCATCCTCGAGATCGACGATGCTGTCCGGACGCTCAATCTCCTCGTGAGCGCAGCTCCCCTCGATCTCGATGCGCAGCGCCTCGCCGTTGTGCTCATCGAAGACATCTCCGATATCATCGAGCTGCGCGGGCTCCTGCCGATCTGCGCCTCCTGCAAGAAGATCCGCGATGACGCGGGCTACTGGACGATCGTCGAGGAGTATGTGAGGAAGCGTTCCGAGGCGGAGTTCACCCACGGCCTGTGCCCCGAATGCCTGGAAGTAATGATGGAGAAGCAGCAGCACGACCGAAAGTAA
- a CDS encoding GTP pyrophosphokinase, producing MATVERAIEIARFHHRDQKDKAGNDYIAHPLYVMERFALDDVVCRIVGVLHDVPEDTEMTVDDLRREGFSEEIIEALDAITIRPCETLDDYIQRVKKNAIATRVKIEDVRHNLIRSIEAARDASQDKEQREMYGRMAKRYIKTFKFLLEPFDERSSYGQEALDAERVCQTL from the coding sequence TTGGCAACCGTTGAACGCGCAATAGAGATCGCCCGCTTTCACCACAGGGACCAGAAGGACAAGGCCGGCAACGACTATATCGCGCATCCCCTCTACGTGATGGAGCGTTTTGCTCTCGATGATGTCGTCTGCAGGATCGTCGGCGTGCTCCATGATGTTCCCGAAGATACCGAGATGACGGTCGACGACCTCCGGAGGGAAGGCTTTTCGGAGGAGATCATCGAGGCCCTCGATGCGATCACCATACGCCCCTGCGAAACCCTCGACGACTACATCCAGCGCGTCAAGAAAAACGCCATCGCCACGAGGGTCAAGATAGAAGATGTCCGCCACAACCTGATCCGGAGCATCGAGGCAGCGCGTGATGCCAGCCAGGACAAAGAGCAGCGGGAGATGTACGGAAGGATGGCGAAGCGGTATATCAAGACCTTCAAGTTCCTCCTCGAGCCCTTCGATGAGCGTTCGTCGTACGGGCAGGAAGCCCTCGACGCCGAGAGGGTCTGCCAGACGCTGTAG
- a CDS encoding transporter, producing the protein MNRLFTALTALGMVCCASAAAAIDHKNLDEGRPLHLQDAYSVSQGERAIEAGAGFSSKRHAEDQAFFPVTLIYGALPNFHIEAGTTFFTDPHDVDDPAKSGDLSVAALYNFNQETLTLPALGIKGSVTLPTGVDSSGVDFEVTGLVTRSFNRLSMHLNASYAFISGREEGERAGRYRFVLGPSYPIGAPLHTRTTVLADIFIEQSVHHGEQETIGGEAGVRHQLTERVVLDAGVGSEFSGPRDRSRIFVNAGLSFVF; encoded by the coding sequence ATGAATCGGCTCTTTACCGCTCTTACTGCATTAGGGATGGTATGCTGCGCGTCCGCCGCTGCAGCCATCGACCACAAGAATCTCGACGAGGGCCGTCCCCTGCACCTGCAGGATGCCTACTCCGTATCCCAGGGCGAACGGGCTATCGAGGCGGGCGCAGGGTTCTCCTCGAAGCGCCATGCTGAAGACCAGGCATTTTTCCCCGTAACGCTTATTTATGGAGCCCTGCCGAATTTTCATATCGAGGCCGGAACAACGTTCTTCACCGACCCTCATGATGTGGATGACCCCGCAAAGTCGGGCGACCTGAGCGTTGCAGCGCTCTACAACTTCAACCAGGAGACCCTGACGCTGCCCGCCCTCGGCATCAAGGGCTCGGTCACCCTGCCGACCGGCGTCGATTCGTCCGGCGTCGACTTCGAGGTGACGGGGCTGGTCACCCGATCGTTCAACCGGCTCAGCATGCATCTCAACGCCTCCTATGCCTTCATCAGCGGGAGGGAGGAGGGAGAGCGCGCCGGCCGTTACCGGTTCGTCCTCGGCCCGAGCTACCCGATCGGGGCGCCGCTCCATACCCGGACGACCGTTCTGGCGGATATCTTTATCGAGCAGTCGGTCCATCACGGAGAACAGGAGACAATAGGCGGCGAAGCAGGCGTCCGGCATCAGCTCACGGAGCGGGTGGTGCTCGACGCCGGGGTCGGCTCCGAATTCAGCGGCCCCCGCGACCGATCACGCATCTTTGTGAATGCCGGGCTCTCGTTTGTGTTTTAA
- a CDS encoding aminoglycoside phosphotransferase family protein: MKSLFIVAEQFTPKGTVVDVREFGSGNINRTFLVTLDGAERKHVVLQRINTQVFRRPELVMRNMLVATGHIRTRLERTPFSKGRRWEVPSVLLTNDGRDHWVDAGGSFWRALSFIENAESFDTVRDSAHAEEAGYALGLFHTLLSDLPPGSLADTLEGFHITPQYLRHYDAVLAKHAPPDSVEAKYCLRFVGERSAWAHVLEQAKAQGALLLRPVHGDPKINNILMDRTTGQAVSMVDLDTIKPGLVHYDIGDALRSGCNPLGEEVQEWERTSFDINLCRAMLKGYLSEARTFLTAHDFVYLYDAIRLIAFELGLRFFTDYLEGNIYFRVKSPEHNLTRALVQFRLAESIEAQEKTIRSLIEGIR, translated from the coding sequence GTGAAGAGCCTGTTTATCGTTGCAGAGCAGTTCACGCCAAAGGGCACGGTTGTCGACGTACGGGAATTCGGGAGCGGGAACATCAACCGCACCTTCCTCGTTACCCTGGACGGCGCCGAGAGAAAACACGTTGTCCTCCAGCGTATCAATACTCAGGTGTTTCGCCGGCCCGAGCTCGTCATGCGGAATATGCTCGTCGCCACCGGGCATATCCGCACGCGTCTCGAGCGCACCCCGTTCTCGAAGGGCCGCCGCTGGGAGGTCCCGTCTGTCCTGCTGACTAACGACGGCCGTGACCACTGGGTCGATGCCGGGGGCTCGTTCTGGCGCGCGCTCAGCTTCATCGAGAACGCGGAGTCCTTCGATACGGTCAGGGACAGTGCTCATGCAGAGGAGGCCGGTTACGCGCTCGGCCTTTTCCATACCCTCCTGAGCGATCTGCCTCCCGGAAGCCTCGCCGATACGCTCGAGGGATTCCATATCACCCCACAGTACCTGCGGCACTATGATGCTGTCCTGGCGAAGCACGCTCCACCGGACTCGGTCGAGGCGAAGTATTGCCTGCGGTTCGTGGGCGAGCGGAGCGCCTGGGCGCATGTGCTCGAGCAAGCGAAGGCGCAGGGCGCGCTTCTGCTCCGGCCTGTCCACGGCGACCCGAAGATCAACAACATACTGATGGACAGGACTACGGGACAGGCTGTCAGCATGGTCGACCTGGACACCATCAAACCCGGACTGGTCCACTACGATATCGGAGACGCTCTCCGCTCGGGCTGTAACCCGCTCGGAGAGGAGGTTCAGGAGTGGGAGAGGACTTCCTTTGATATCAACCTCTGCCGGGCGATGCTGAAGGGGTATCTTTCGGAGGCGAGGACGTTCCTCACCGCACATGATTTCGTTTATCTTTACGATGCAATCCGCCTGATAGCGTTCGAGCTCGGGCTAAGGTTCTTTACCGATTATCTTGAAGGCAATATCTACTTCAGGGTGAAGAGCCCGGAGCACAACCTCACCAGGGCCCTCGTCCAGTTCAGGCTCGCGGAGAGCATCGAGGCCCAGGAAAAAACAATCCGGTCCCTTATCGAGGGCATCCGATGA
- a CDS encoding MASE3 domain-containing protein — protein sequence MKRTEGHPRTWGRYVESSFLALALTGLYLVSRYNYPFFRTLSELFGVSISFGIFAIAWNSRRFISDTYLLFIGIAYFFVGAIDLLHALSSHGIALFSGHNGAATLQLWIAGRFVQSVSFLIAPVFIGERLNAGAVLAAYALASGLLLFSIVSPGLFPAVLAEGAKGALLVTVSEYLIAAVLLAGLVLLIRKRRHFDPAVFKLLASAIILITASELALTSMVETAAFSNVAGHLVRLMSFYLVYRTVIITGLIRPHDLLFRNLKQSEADLNELNRELETTVAERTMSLMALSIADRVRNPATIIGSISRRILAREKVPARLAKDIGDIIFEVERLESVVRDFESLLRLRQSSYRYEDLNGIVRMVLPALEREAAEKGVALIIDLSRRPLRINAQRNLLRAAIFHVIKNAVDATLQGGRITIASSGTHDAVVLSITDTGSGIPPEDRDRVFDPFFSTKRYRFGLGLALVRQIMAEHLGDITLESEVGKGTTVRLVFPTRWLVPFTAQGRRPS from the coding sequence ATGAAGAGAACAGAGGGACATCCCCGCACCTGGGGCAGGTATGTCGAAAGCTCGTTCCTCGCGCTCGCCCTGACCGGCCTCTATCTCGTCAGCCGTTATAACTACCCTTTTTTCCGGACCTTGAGCGAGCTCTTCGGGGTCTCGATCTCCTTCGGCATCTTTGCCATCGCCTGGAACTCGCGCCGTTTCATCTCCGACACCTATCTCCTCTTCATCGGCATCGCCTATTTCTTCGTCGGGGCGATAGACCTGCTGCACGCCCTCTCCTCGCACGGCATCGCCCTGTTCAGCGGGCATAACGGGGCTGCGACCCTGCAGCTCTGGATCGCCGGCCGTTTCGTGCAGAGCGTCTCCTTTCTCATCGCCCCGGTATTCATCGGAGAGCGCCTGAACGCCGGGGCCGTTCTCGCTGCCTACGCCCTTGCGAGCGGGCTGCTGCTCTTTTCGATCGTTTCGCCGGGGCTCTTTCCCGCCGTCCTTGCAGAAGGAGCGAAGGGGGCGCTCCTCGTCACGGTGAGCGAATACCTCATCGCCGCCGTACTGCTCGCCGGCCTCGTCCTTCTGATACGGAAACGGCGGCACTTCGACCCCGCCGTGTTCAAACTGCTGGCGTCGGCCATCATACTGATCACCGCTTCCGAGCTCGCCCTTACCTCTATGGTAGAAACAGCCGCATTCTCCAACGTCGCGGGGCATCTCGTCCGCCTCATGTCGTTCTACCTGGTCTACCGCACCGTCATCATCACCGGCCTCATACGACCCCACGATCTCCTGTTCAGGAACCTGAAGCAGAGCGAGGCTGACCTGAACGAGCTGAACAGGGAGCTCGAGACGACGGTGGCGGAACGCACCATGAGCCTCATGGCCCTCTCGATCGCCGACCGGGTGCGCAATCCCGCTACCATCATCGGCAGCATCAGCAGGAGGATACTCGCCAGGGAGAAGGTCCCGGCCAGGCTGGCGAAAGACATCGGCGATATCATCTTCGAAGTCGAACGGCTCGAGTCGGTGGTGCGGGACTTCGAGTCCCTGCTGAGGCTCCGCCAGTCGAGCTACCGGTACGAGGACCTCAACGGGATCGTACGGATGGTCCTGCCCGCCCTGGAGCGGGAGGCAGCGGAGAAAGGCGTAGCGCTCATTATCGATCTCTCGAGGCGCCCGCTCAGGATAAACGCCCAGAGAAACCTGCTGCGGGCGGCGATCTTCCATGTCATAAAGAATGCCGTCGATGCCACGCTGCAGGGGGGCAGGATAACGATAGCAAGCTCCGGGACCCACGACGCCGTGGTCCTGTCCATCACCGACACGGGCTCGGGCATTCCCCCCGAGGACCGGGACCGGGTCTTCGACCCCTTCTTCAGCACCAAGCGGTACCGCTTCGGCCTGGGGCTCGCCCTGGTGCGGCAGATCATGGCGGAGCACCTGGGGGATATCACCCTCGAGAGCGAGGTGGGAAAGGGGACAACCGTACGGCTCGTCTTCCCCACGCGATGGCTCGTTCCCTTTACCGCCCAAGGCAGGCGGCCTTCCTGA
- the glgX gene encoding glycogen debranching protein GlgX has product MDVKQYKTHPGWRYPAGAKKGAHGVNFSLFSQHAASVELLLYERADSPEPFQVIRLDPDIHRTFFFWHVFVEDIPVGTHYTWRADGPDETRLSGFRFNKTIELLDPAARAVTTVLWDRRRAEELQRKNERAPAMRAMVVDMAYDWEGDEPLNHPPEKTVIYEMHVGGFTKHASSGVSRPGTFAGVIEKIPYLKELGVTDVELLPVMAFDEQDVPPGTFKRGLKNYWGYSTHSFFSPHPGFCAAPLRGAAVNEFRDMVKALHRAGIGVILDVVFNHTAEGGAGGPVINFKGTDNVTFYHLDPFDKRIYRDYTGCGNTVNCNHPLTARFIINCLEYWVREMHVDGFRFDLASAMARGEDGNPMRHAPVLWNIEFSEVLINTRIIAEAWDAAGLYQVGDFPGFRWMEWNGEYRNVVRRFVRGDKGLVSKVADALAGSSHLYQAQGRLPINSINFVTCHDGFTLYDQVSYNRKHNEANGEDNRDGSDENFSWNCGVEGETSDPGVLSLRKRQAKNFTALLFLSQGVPMILMGDEALRSQRGNNNAYCQDNRLSWFDWTLTEKNGDMLRFTKEMIAFRKRHPSLMRTRFLTGKRQEGSRLPDVMWHGARLNEPPWYDPEARHLAFTLGALQEGEEDLQVMLNMSAAPLDMQLPEAPRGRTWHRAIDTGRPSPEDIVGPSSQTAVSGNRCRLMPHSIVVLESR; this is encoded by the coding sequence GTGGACGTGAAGCAGTACAAGACACACCCCGGCTGGCGCTATCCGGCCGGTGCGAAAAAGGGAGCGCACGGCGTCAACTTCTCCCTCTTCAGCCAGCATGCCGCATCCGTCGAGCTCCTGCTCTACGAGCGGGCGGACAGCCCCGAGCCGTTCCAGGTGATCCGGCTCGATCCCGACATCCACCGCACCTTCTTCTTCTGGCATGTCTTTGTCGAGGATATTCCCGTCGGCACCCACTACACGTGGCGCGCCGACGGCCCCGACGAAACGCGCCTCTCCGGCTTCCGGTTCAATAAAACGATCGAGCTCCTCGACCCTGCGGCGCGGGCCGTCACCACCGTGCTCTGGGACCGCCGGCGCGCGGAAGAGCTGCAGCGGAAAAACGAACGCGCGCCGGCGATGCGGGCGATGGTGGTCGATATGGCGTATGACTGGGAAGGGGACGAGCCACTCAACCACCCTCCTGAAAAGACCGTCATCTACGAGATGCATGTAGGCGGCTTCACGAAGCACGCCTCCTCCGGTGTCAGCAGGCCCGGCACCTTCGCGGGAGTGATCGAAAAGATCCCCTATCTGAAGGAGCTCGGCGTCACCGATGTGGAGCTCCTGCCGGTGATGGCCTTCGATGAGCAGGACGTGCCCCCCGGGACCTTCAAGAGGGGTCTGAAGAATTACTGGGGGTACAGCACGCACAGCTTTTTCAGTCCCCATCCCGGCTTCTGCGCGGCCCCCCTCCGGGGCGCGGCTGTCAACGAGTTCAGGGACATGGTGAAGGCGCTCCACCGGGCCGGCATCGGCGTCATCCTCGATGTGGTATTCAACCATACCGCAGAGGGAGGAGCCGGCGGGCCGGTGATCAATTTCAAAGGAACGGACAACGTCACTTTCTACCACCTCGATCCTTTCGACAAACGCATCTACCGCGACTACACGGGCTGCGGCAACACGGTGAACTGCAATCATCCGCTCACCGCTCGGTTCATCATCAACTGCCTGGAGTACTGGGTCCGCGAGATGCATGTGGACGGGTTCCGCTTCGACCTGGCGAGCGCCATGGCCCGCGGCGAGGACGGCAACCCGATGCGGCACGCCCCGGTCCTCTGGAACATCGAGTTCTCGGAGGTCCTCATCAACACCAGGATCATCGCCGAGGCGTGGGACGCTGCCGGGCTCTACCAGGTGGGCGATTTCCCCGGCTTCCGCTGGATGGAGTGGAACGGCGAGTACCGGAACGTCGTCCGCCGCTTCGTCCGGGGCGACAAGGGACTCGTCAGCAAGGTCGCCGACGCCCTCGCCGGCAGCAGCCATCTCTACCAGGCCCAGGGCCGCCTCCCGATCAACAGCATTAACTTCGTCACCTGCCACGACGGCTTCACTCTCTATGACCAGGTGAGCTATAACCGGAAGCACAACGAGGCCAACGGCGAAGACAACCGCGACGGTTCCGACGAGAACTTCAGCTGGAACTGCGGCGTCGAAGGAGAGACGTCCGACCCCGGGGTGCTCAGCCTCAGGAAGCGGCAGGCGAAGAACTTCACCGCCCTGCTCTTCCTGAGCCAGGGGGTCCCGATGATCCTGATGGGGGACGAGGCGCTGCGCTCGCAGCGGGGGAACAATAACGCCTATTGCCAGGACAACAGGCTCAGCTGGTTCGACTGGACACTGACCGAAAAAAACGGCGATATGCTCCGCTTCACGAAAGAGATGATCGCGTTCCGGAAGCGGCATCCCTCTCTCATGCGCACCCGCTTTCTCACGGGGAAACGGCAGGAGGGCTCCCGCCTCCCCGATGTCATGTGGCACGGCGCGCGGCTGAATGAGCCGCCCTGGTACGATCCCGAAGCGCGGCATCTCGCCTTTACGCTCGGGGCGCTCCAGGAGGGAGAGGAGGACCTGCAGGTGATGCTCAACATGTCCGCTGCTCCCCTCGATATGCAGCTGCCCGAAGCGCCCCGGGGCAGAACATGGCATCGCGCCATCGATACGGGGAGACCGTCCCCGGAGGATATCGTCGGGCCTTCCTCGCAGACTGCGGTGAGCGGAAACCGCTGCCGCCTGATGCCGCACAGCATCGTCGTCCTCGAGAGCCGCTGA
- a CDS encoding TIGR00725 family protein, with product MIAVVGAGNADDAMLTIAEEVGRLIARRGATLVCGGLSGVMQAAAKGAKEAGGITVGILPWLDKADANPYIDVPVATGFGEGRNVLIVRSADAVIAVGGEYGTLSEIAFGLKTGKPVVGLGTWEIEGVLKAKDPGDAVDKAFTAMERGKKGIDR from the coding sequence ATGATCGCTGTCGTAGGCGCCGGCAATGCCGATGATGCTATGCTCACGATTGCCGAGGAGGTGGGGAGGCTGATCGCCCGGCGGGGAGCAACGCTCGTCTGCGGAGGGCTCTCGGGCGTGATGCAGGCTGCTGCAAAAGGAGCGAAGGAAGCGGGCGGCATCACGGTCGGCATCCTGCCCTGGCTCGATAAGGCAGATGCCAACCCGTATATCGATGTGCCTGTCGCCACCGGCTTCGGCGAGGGCAGAAACGTGCTCATCGTCCGCTCGGCCGATGCGGTCATCGCCGTAGGCGGCGAATACGGCACCCTCTCCGAAATCGCCTTCGGCCTCAAGACGGGCAAGCCCGTCGTCGGTCTCGGCACCTGGGAGATCGAGGGCGTTCTCAAGGCGAAGGACCCCGGGGATGCGGTGGATAAAGCCTTTACGGCTATGGAGCGCGGCAAAAAAGGGATCGATCGGTAG